A genomic region of Antennarius striatus isolate MH-2024 chromosome 16, ASM4005453v1, whole genome shotgun sequence contains the following coding sequences:
- the epn2 gene encoding epsin-2 isoform X1, which translates to MPSSVLRRQMKNMVNNYSDAEKKVREATSNDPWGPSSSLMSEIADLTYNVAAFSEIMSMIWKRLNDHGKNWRHVYKALTLLDYLIKTGSERVALQCKENIFAIQTLKDFQYIDRDGKDQGINVREKSKQLVVLLKDEDRLKGERSQALKTKERMAQVSTGSSQMGFGRGSSQPNLSTSYSEEYGRSEGSPASYHGSTSPNAGSELEQARPQTSGEEELQLQLALAMSREAAEQEERIRRGDDLRLQMALEESKKEGPDSAKLPKKKREPQSTLMDLMDVPEPGATSDPWGTGAVAKAGAVPEDPWHSYGPAPKPAAPVDPWGAPPSVPPLKSNDPWASNTPAVSDPWSSSAARPKTSNTGNFDLFNASNGTSKEDFSEFDNLRSSSSVPTGDGGVASSIPSQASLASSSSLDLFDPLPTTTSSTYPTRKTPESFLGPNAALVNLDSLVTKPAQPAPAVNPFLASTGGATAAAHVNPFQVTQPAPPTLNQMRISPMPAGFGSMSESMPLSSLPAQPITMVPLAGMASMGHVMPGMAVGGGAPNTVMSAGMPASMSMPQPLMSMPPQAGTQPTGTTNPFLL; encoded by the exons ATGCCAAGCTCCGTCCTCCGTCGGCAGATGAAAAACATGGTGAACAACTATTCTGATGCTGAGaagaaagtcagagaggccactTCCAATGACCCGTGGGGCCCATCGTCGTCCCTCATGTCTGAGATTGCAGACCTTACTTATAATGTGGCTGCTTTCAGTGAGATTATGAGTATGATATGGAAACGGCTCAATGATCATGGCAAGAACTGGCGCCATGTCTACAAGGCCCTCACCCTGCTCGACTACCTGATCAAGACGGGCTCAGAGCGAGTGGCACTGCAATGTAAAGAGAACATCTTCGCTATCCAGACTTTGAAGGACTTCCAGTACATTGACAGAGATGGCAAAGACCAGGGCATCAATGTTAGAGAGAAGAGCAAACAGCTGGTGGTTCTCCTGAAAGATGAGGACCGCCTCAAAGGAGAGAG gTCTCAAGCCTTGAAGACCAAAGAGCGAATGGCTCAAGTGTCCACAGGGAGCAGTCAGATGGGGTTTGGCCGAGGCTCATCTCAGCCCAATCTCTCCACTTCTTACAGTGAGGAGTATGGCAGGTCAGAGGGCTCACCTGCCTCCTACCATGGCT CCACGTCCCCCAATGCGGGTTCAGAACTGGAGCAGGCCAGACCTCAGACCAGTGGAGAGGAGGAACTACAGCTGCAACTTGCTTTGGCCATGAGCCGAGAGGCTGCAGAGcag gaagAGCGCATACGCAGAGGGGATGACCTGAGACTACAGATGGCCTTGGAGGAGAGCAAGAAAGAAGGTCCAGACTCGGCAAAACTGcccaagaaaaagagagag CCCCAATCAACTTTGATGGATTTGATGGATGTACCAGAACCTGGCGCCACTAGTGACCCCTGGGGCACGGGAGCTGTGGCCAAGGCAGGGGCCGTACCAGAAGACCCTTGGCACTCTTATG GGCCTGCCCCTAAACCGGCAGCACCAGTGGACCCATGGGGTGCTCCACCTTCTGTCCCACCCCTAAAGAGCAATGATCCGTGGGCATCAAACACTCCTGCTGTCTCTGACCCCTGGAGTTCCTCAGCTGCCCGCCCTAAGACATCCAACACAG GTAACTTTGACCTGTTCAATGCATCCAACGGTACGTCCAAAGAGGACTTCTCAGAGTTTGACAACCTacgctcttcctcctctgtccccACTG GTGATGGGGGCGTAGCATCCTCTATCCCCTCTCAAGCCAGTCTcgcgagcagcagcagcctggacCTATTCGATCCCCTCCCTACTACTACATCTTCCACATACCCAACTAGAAAGACTCCAGAGTCTTTCCTGGGTCCCAATGCTGCCTTGGTCAATCTGGATTCTCTTGTGACCAAACCAGCCCAGCCTGCTCCAGCTGTTAACCCGTTCTTAGCTTCAACAG GTGGTGCCACTGCAGCAGCCCATGTCAACCCCTTCCAAGTGACCCAGCCAGCGCCCCCCACCCTCAACCAGATGCGGATCAGCCCCATGCCTGCTGGCTTTGGCAGCATGTCTGAGTCCATGCCCCTCTCTTCCTTGCCTGCTCAGCCCATCACCATGGTCCCCCTGGCTGGTATGGCTTCCATGGGCCATGTGATGCCTGGAATGGCGGTCGGGGGTGGGGCGCCAAACACGGTGATGAGTGCGGGGATGCCGGCCTCCATGTCCATGCCCCAGCCCCTGATGAGTATGCCACCCCAAGCTGGGACCCAACCCACTGGAACCACCAACCCCTTTCTTTTGTGA
- the epn2 gene encoding epsin-2 isoform X3 translates to MPSSVLRRQMKNMVNNYSDAEKKVREATSNDPWGPSSSLMSEIADLTYNVAAFSEIMSMIWKRLNDHGKNWRHVYKALTLLDYLIKTGSERVALQCKENIFAIQTLKDFQYIDRDGKDQGINVREKSKQLVVLLKDEDRLKGERSQALKTKERMAQVSTGSSQMGFGRGSSQPNLSTSYSEEYGRSEGSPASYHGSTSPNAGSELEQARPQTSGEEELQLQLALAMSREAAEQEERIRRGDDLRLQMALEESKKEGPDSAKLPKKKREPQSTLMDLMDVPEPGATSDPWGTGAVAKAGAVPEDPWHSYGPAPKPAAPVDPWGAPPSVPPLKSNDPWASNTPAVSDPWSSSAARPKTSNTGDGGVASSIPSQASLASSSSLDLFDPLPTTTSSTYPTRKTPESFLGPNAALVNLDSLVTKPAQPAPAVNPFLASTGGATAAAHVNPFQVTQPAPPTLNQMRISPMPAGFGSMSESMPLSSLPAQPITMVPLAGMASMGHVMPGMAVGGGAPNTVMSAGMPASMSMPQPLMSMPPQAGTQPTGTTNPFLL, encoded by the exons ATGCCAAGCTCCGTCCTCCGTCGGCAGATGAAAAACATGGTGAACAACTATTCTGATGCTGAGaagaaagtcagagaggccactTCCAATGACCCGTGGGGCCCATCGTCGTCCCTCATGTCTGAGATTGCAGACCTTACTTATAATGTGGCTGCTTTCAGTGAGATTATGAGTATGATATGGAAACGGCTCAATGATCATGGCAAGAACTGGCGCCATGTCTACAAGGCCCTCACCCTGCTCGACTACCTGATCAAGACGGGCTCAGAGCGAGTGGCACTGCAATGTAAAGAGAACATCTTCGCTATCCAGACTTTGAAGGACTTCCAGTACATTGACAGAGATGGCAAAGACCAGGGCATCAATGTTAGAGAGAAGAGCAAACAGCTGGTGGTTCTCCTGAAAGATGAGGACCGCCTCAAAGGAGAGAG gTCTCAAGCCTTGAAGACCAAAGAGCGAATGGCTCAAGTGTCCACAGGGAGCAGTCAGATGGGGTTTGGCCGAGGCTCATCTCAGCCCAATCTCTCCACTTCTTACAGTGAGGAGTATGGCAGGTCAGAGGGCTCACCTGCCTCCTACCATGGCT CCACGTCCCCCAATGCGGGTTCAGAACTGGAGCAGGCCAGACCTCAGACCAGTGGAGAGGAGGAACTACAGCTGCAACTTGCTTTGGCCATGAGCCGAGAGGCTGCAGAGcag gaagAGCGCATACGCAGAGGGGATGACCTGAGACTACAGATGGCCTTGGAGGAGAGCAAGAAAGAAGGTCCAGACTCGGCAAAACTGcccaagaaaaagagagag CCCCAATCAACTTTGATGGATTTGATGGATGTACCAGAACCTGGCGCCACTAGTGACCCCTGGGGCACGGGAGCTGTGGCCAAGGCAGGGGCCGTACCAGAAGACCCTTGGCACTCTTATG GGCCTGCCCCTAAACCGGCAGCACCAGTGGACCCATGGGGTGCTCCACCTTCTGTCCCACCCCTAAAGAGCAATGATCCGTGGGCATCAAACACTCCTGCTGTCTCTGACCCCTGGAGTTCCTCAGCTGCCCGCCCTAAGACATCCAACACAG GTGATGGGGGCGTAGCATCCTCTATCCCCTCTCAAGCCAGTCTcgcgagcagcagcagcctggacCTATTCGATCCCCTCCCTACTACTACATCTTCCACATACCCAACTAGAAAGACTCCAGAGTCTTTCCTGGGTCCCAATGCTGCCTTGGTCAATCTGGATTCTCTTGTGACCAAACCAGCCCAGCCTGCTCCAGCTGTTAACCCGTTCTTAGCTTCAACAG GTGGTGCCACTGCAGCAGCCCATGTCAACCCCTTCCAAGTGACCCAGCCAGCGCCCCCCACCCTCAACCAGATGCGGATCAGCCCCATGCCTGCTGGCTTTGGCAGCATGTCTGAGTCCATGCCCCTCTCTTCCTTGCCTGCTCAGCCCATCACCATGGTCCCCCTGGCTGGTATGGCTTCCATGGGCCATGTGATGCCTGGAATGGCGGTCGGGGGTGGGGCGCCAAACACGGTGATGAGTGCGGGGATGCCGGCCTCCATGTCCATGCCCCAGCCCCTGATGAGTATGCCACCCCAAGCTGGGACCCAACCCACTGGAACCACCAACCCCTTTCTTTTGTGA
- the epn2 gene encoding epsin-2 isoform X2 → MPSSVLRRQMKNMVNNYSDAEKKVREATSNDPWGPSSSLMSEIADLTYNVAAFSEIMSMIWKRLNDHGKNWRHVYKALTLLDYLIKTGSERVALQCKENIFAIQTLKDFQYIDRDGKDQGINVREKSKQLVVLLKDEDRLKGERSQALKTKERMAQVSTGSSQMGFGRGSSQPNLSTSYSEEYGRSEGSPASYHGSTSPNAGSELEQARPQTSGEEELQLQLALAMSREAAEQEERIRRGDDLRLQMALEESKKEGPDSAKLPKKKREPQSTLMDLMDVPEPGATSDPWGTGAVAKAGAVPEDPWHSYGPAPKPAAPVDPWGAPPSVPPLKSNDPWASNTPAVSDPWSSSAARPKTSNTGNFDLFNASNGDGGVASSIPSQASLASSSSLDLFDPLPTTTSSTYPTRKTPESFLGPNAALVNLDSLVTKPAQPAPAVNPFLASTGGATAAAHVNPFQVTQPAPPTLNQMRISPMPAGFGSMSESMPLSSLPAQPITMVPLAGMASMGHVMPGMAVGGGAPNTVMSAGMPASMSMPQPLMSMPPQAGTQPTGTTNPFLL, encoded by the exons ATGCCAAGCTCCGTCCTCCGTCGGCAGATGAAAAACATGGTGAACAACTATTCTGATGCTGAGaagaaagtcagagaggccactTCCAATGACCCGTGGGGCCCATCGTCGTCCCTCATGTCTGAGATTGCAGACCTTACTTATAATGTGGCTGCTTTCAGTGAGATTATGAGTATGATATGGAAACGGCTCAATGATCATGGCAAGAACTGGCGCCATGTCTACAAGGCCCTCACCCTGCTCGACTACCTGATCAAGACGGGCTCAGAGCGAGTGGCACTGCAATGTAAAGAGAACATCTTCGCTATCCAGACTTTGAAGGACTTCCAGTACATTGACAGAGATGGCAAAGACCAGGGCATCAATGTTAGAGAGAAGAGCAAACAGCTGGTGGTTCTCCTGAAAGATGAGGACCGCCTCAAAGGAGAGAG gTCTCAAGCCTTGAAGACCAAAGAGCGAATGGCTCAAGTGTCCACAGGGAGCAGTCAGATGGGGTTTGGCCGAGGCTCATCTCAGCCCAATCTCTCCACTTCTTACAGTGAGGAGTATGGCAGGTCAGAGGGCTCACCTGCCTCCTACCATGGCT CCACGTCCCCCAATGCGGGTTCAGAACTGGAGCAGGCCAGACCTCAGACCAGTGGAGAGGAGGAACTACAGCTGCAACTTGCTTTGGCCATGAGCCGAGAGGCTGCAGAGcag gaagAGCGCATACGCAGAGGGGATGACCTGAGACTACAGATGGCCTTGGAGGAGAGCAAGAAAGAAGGTCCAGACTCGGCAAAACTGcccaagaaaaagagagag CCCCAATCAACTTTGATGGATTTGATGGATGTACCAGAACCTGGCGCCACTAGTGACCCCTGGGGCACGGGAGCTGTGGCCAAGGCAGGGGCCGTACCAGAAGACCCTTGGCACTCTTATG GGCCTGCCCCTAAACCGGCAGCACCAGTGGACCCATGGGGTGCTCCACCTTCTGTCCCACCCCTAAAGAGCAATGATCCGTGGGCATCAAACACTCCTGCTGTCTCTGACCCCTGGAGTTCCTCAGCTGCCCGCCCTAAGACATCCAACACAG GTAACTTTGACCTGTTCAATGCATCCAACG GTGATGGGGGCGTAGCATCCTCTATCCCCTCTCAAGCCAGTCTcgcgagcagcagcagcctggacCTATTCGATCCCCTCCCTACTACTACATCTTCCACATACCCAACTAGAAAGACTCCAGAGTCTTTCCTGGGTCCCAATGCTGCCTTGGTCAATCTGGATTCTCTTGTGACCAAACCAGCCCAGCCTGCTCCAGCTGTTAACCCGTTCTTAGCTTCAACAG GTGGTGCCACTGCAGCAGCCCATGTCAACCCCTTCCAAGTGACCCAGCCAGCGCCCCCCACCCTCAACCAGATGCGGATCAGCCCCATGCCTGCTGGCTTTGGCAGCATGTCTGAGTCCATGCCCCTCTCTTCCTTGCCTGCTCAGCCCATCACCATGGTCCCCCTGGCTGGTATGGCTTCCATGGGCCATGTGATGCCTGGAATGGCGGTCGGGGGTGGGGCGCCAAACACGGTGATGAGTGCGGGGATGCCGGCCTCCATGTCCATGCCCCAGCCCCTGATGAGTATGCCACCCCAAGCTGGGACCCAACCCACTGGAACCACCAACCCCTTTCTTTTGTGA